The Kribbella sp. NBC_00662 nucleotide sequence GAGAGCAGCCAGCGCCTGTTCGGGCTCGCCGCCTGGCACGACTCCTCGTTCTACGACGAGCGTGAACGGGCCGCGTTGGCGCTGACCGATGCGGTCACGCAGCTCGAGCGCGGCGGCGTACCGGACGAGGTGTGGGATGCGGTGGTGGAGCACTTCGGCGAGGAGGGCGCTGCCAACGTGCTCCTCGCGATTGGCACCATCAACCTGTGGACCCGATTGAACATCGCAACCAGGAAACAGCCGGAACTGGCCGGTTGATCCTGCGCGAATTCGAGTCGGCCCGCGGCATGCTCGCCGGCCTCGCGTACCGGTTGCTGGGCAGCTGGCACGACGCCGAAGACGTGCTGCAGGACGCGTACGTCCGCTGGTCCGCCGCAGACCGCACCGATGTGGCCGAGCCGCGTCGCTACCTGACCAGGGTGGTGACGCGGCTGTCCATCGACGTACTCCGAACCAGGCAAGCGCGCCGCGAGAGCTACACCGGCGAATGGCTGCCGGAGCCGGTCCTGGCGGATGCCATCGACCTGGGCGACCTCTCGATGGCGCTACTCCACCTGATGGAACGGCTGACTCCACCGCAGCGCGCTGTCTACGTACTGCGCACCGCCTTCACCCTCCCGTACGACGAGATCGCGGAGATCCTGGACCGTACGCCGGAACACTGCCGCCAGCTCCACCGCCGGGCCGTGCGTGAACTCGCCGACGACCGCCCTCGCTTCCACCCCTCCGCCGCCGAGCAACGCCGCCTCCTCCACGACTTCGTAGCCGCCGCCCGCGAAGGCGACCTGGCTCGCCTGGAGGACCTGCTCAAAGACTCCGTCACCTCCTGGACCGACGGCGGCGGCGTACGCCGAGCCGCCCGCAAACCCGTCGTGGGTCGCGACAAGGTGGCCACCTTCTTCACCCACATCTACGCCCACACCGATGTCACCATCACCCCCGTGGACCTGGCCACCGGCCCCGCCCTGGACATATCGGTCCGAGGCCACCGCCACGTCCTCACCCTCGACTCCAACGGCACTCAGATCACCACCATCCGAGTCCTCGCCAACCCCCACAAACTCACCGCTGTTCGCTAGAGGCCGCGGCTCAGGCCTCGTCCAGCGGCATGATCGTCGTTCGTCTGTGGTGCTCGAACACGACCGAGCTGCGGATGTCGGCGATCTCCTGGCGCTTGGCGAGCGCCAGCACGAGATCGCGCAAGGCCCGCGTGTCCTTCACCGCGACATGTGCCAGAAAGTCGGAGCCACCCGACACCATGAACATGTCGAGCGTCTGCGGCAGGTCCATCACATAGGCCTGGAACGCGGTCGCAACAGCCATCGCCTGCGGCCTGAGCTTGATCGAGATGATCGCCTGGGTCGAGCGGTCGATCGCCTCGAGGTCCACGGCGGCGTGATAGCCGCTGATCACCCCGCGGTCGCGCAGCCCACGGATCCGCTCCAGGCAGGTCGAGGGCGCGATGCCGAGCTCAGCGGCCATGTCGCGGTTCGTACGGCGGGCGTCGTTCTGCAGCATTCGCAGCAGCGCCGTATCAAGTTCGTCCATATCAGCCAGTTTCGCAGATCTGCCGAACGATGTTCGGGGAGTCGGACGCGATCCCGCGCAGACGGCTAACTTTACCTGCGTGCTGACGAACAAGATGGTCGTGGTGGTCGCGACCGAAGCGCCCATCGGTGTCGCCCTCAACACCGCCGCCCTGCTCGGCGTCGGTATCGGCCGTCGCCACGACGACACGGTCGGCCCGGACAGCGTCGACGCGTCCGGCGCGACCCACACCGGGATGTGTGCGTACCCGATCCCGATCCTGCGAGCGTCCGCCGAGCAACTCCACGTCCTGCGCGGCCAGGCCGCAGCCCGCGCCGGCGTCACCGTGCACGACATGACGCAGGTCGCCCAGCAGGCACGCACCTACGAGCAGATGGCGACGACGCTCAGCGGCACGAAGCCCGAAGACATCGAGTACCTCGGACTCGCGTTGTACGGCCCACGACCGGCCATCGACTCCCTCACCGGAGCCCTACCGCTCTACCGCTGACGAACTCCTCCAACAAGCGCGGAGTCCGTAGGGTGGGCTGCATGCGACTGAACTACGTGGAGACCGGTCCGGCGGACGCGCCCGTGGTGTTGCTCGGCTCGTCGCTCGGGGCCGATCAAGCGATGTGGGCGCCGCAGGTGGAGGTGCTCGCCAAGCGGTTTCGGGTGATTGCGTTCGACCATCGCGGCCATGGCGGGTCCGAGGTCCCCGACGGCCCGTACACGATCGACGACCTCGGCGGCGACGTCGTCGAGTTGCTCGACACCCTCGAGGTGGACCAGGCGTCGTACGTCGGGATCTCGCTCGGCGGGTCGGTCGGGCTCTGGCTGGCGGAGAACGCCCCGGAGCGGATCCACCGTCTGGTGGCGATCTGCCCGCCGACCAACACGGCCGTCAACCCGCAGATGTGGACCGACCGCGCCGCGCAGGTACGCGCCGAGGGCACCCAGTCGATCGCCGACGCGACCCTCGGCCGCTGGTTCCTCCCCGAATACACCGAGGACGTCGAGCCCGTCCGCCAGATGCTGCAGGACTGCCCCGACGAGGGCTACGCCGCCTGCTGCGAGGCCATCAGCACGCTGAACCTCCTTCCGAAGCTGAACGACATCACTGCCCCGGTCCTGCTGATCACCACGGACTCGGATCAGTCCGTCCCGCCGGAGACCGTCGTACCCCTCGCATCCGAGATCCCCGGCGCCCACCTCGAGATCATCGAGAAGGCTGCCCACCTCGTCACCTACTCCCACCCGGACGTCATCAACCCACTACTCCTCGCGCACCTCGCCTGACTACGCTCTGGATGCAGCCCACCGCGAGCAGGAACAATGGGGCGACCGAGAGAGGGGACGATGCGTGAGCGTGCACGATCAGCCATTCGCGCGGTCGGCAGGTCAGGCGGATCTCGAGCTGGCCGACTACGCGACGACGTTCGGCACGGAGCGCCGGCGGCGTACGTCGTCCAGCCTGATCGGTCCTGTCATGGTCGCCGGCCTCCTCGCCTTCTTCGTGGCCGATTCGGTCGCTTCGAGCCGGAGTGCTGTCACAGCCTTCTTCGTGGCCGCCGGCGCCCTCCTGGTGCTGTTCTTCGTCTTCGCCTTTGCGTCGATCGCCGCGGGACGGAGGCGCAAGTCGCGCCCGACTCCGAGCTCGCGTCGATTCCTGCCCATGGCCGCCCTCCAGGCGTACGCGAGCGAGGCGGCGCAGGGTGCGGGCTTCGTCGACCTCTCGTGGATGGCCGCTGAGCAGCTCCGTACGACGAAGCCGAAGCAGGTCGGGCCGATGGCCTCGCCCGCGGAGATCAACGCGGTCTTCAGGGAGCTGCTGGTGACCATCGGACGCCTGCCGCGGGGCGAGGCCGACCACGTCATCCGCGACCTCCTGCGATACCTGATCACGCGCTCCGACCGCCCTTCTGCGGCGACCCTCCTGCACACGCCCATTCGTCCGGAGCCGCTGGCGAGTCAGTTGCGGCTCTTCACACGGATGGCCGACCGCGTACCCGAGTCGGTCGTCCGGGATATTCGGGACGATCTATGGCGACAGGTGCGCCCCCGGTGATCGATGACCTGGGGAAGCTGCTGGATCGGGCCTCGTCGCCGGTCGATCTCGCGGTCGTACTGCTGACCGGGCCGCTCGCGTTCGCACTCGATGCCGGCCTCGACATCGTCGGATTCCTGCCGCCGGGGTACGTCGCGATCATCGCCGCCTCGTTCGCGCTCGGAGTACGGAAGGTGGTCGAAGCCCGGCTCGCGCCGCGGCGGGAGCGGCGTGACCGCGAGGCCCGGCGGCAGGTGACCCGGGACCGCGCCATCGCGCTCCAGAGCCGGATCGCGGAGTTCCACCCACCGTCGGAGCTCGGGAATCGATTGCTGCAGGAGGTGGAGCTCTACCGGGCCGGGATCACCACCGACGAGCAGTTCGAGAGCGCGGTCGCAGACTGCGTGGACGACTACCGCTATCTGGTCCGGACCGCGTTCGATTCCGGCGTAGGGCAGCGGCAGCGTTAGTCTGGTAGGCGCTCTGCTCCCCTACCGGAAGTGCCCGATGACTGTCGAATCGCTGTTCCCGCGCCTGGAGGCGTTGCTGCCGAGTGTGCAGAAGCCGATCCAGTATGTCGGAGGTGAGCTGAACTCGGTCAGCAAGGAGTGGGATGCGGTCAGCGTCCGCTGGGCGCTGATGTACCCGGACGCGTACGAGGTCGGCCTGCCCAACCAGGGCGTGCAGATCCTGTACGAGGTGCTGAACGAGCGCGACCACATCCTTGCCGAGCGGACGTACTCCGTCTGGCCGGACATGGAGCAGATCATGCGGGACAACGCGATCCCGCAGTTCACGCTGGACTCGCATCGGCCGGTCCGGGCGTTCGACGTGTTCGGGCTGTCGTTCTCGACCGAGCTCGGGTACACGAACATGCTCACCGCGCTCGACCTGGCGGGCATCCCGTTGCACGCTGTCGACCGCACCGACGAGGACCCGATCGTGCTCGCCGGCGGCCATGCCGCGTTCAATCCGGAGCCGATCGCGGACTTCATCGACGCCGCGGTGCTCGGTGACGGCGAGGAGATCGTGCTCGCGATCTCCGAGGTGATCCGGGAGTGGAAGGACGAGGGCCGCCCGGGCGGGCGCGACGAAGTACTGCTCCGGCTGGCGAAGTCCGGCGGCGTGTACATCCCGAAGTTCTTCAGCGTCGACTATCTGCCGGACGGCCGGATCCAGCGCGTCATCCCCAACCGGCAGGGCGTTCCGTTCCGGACGGCGAAGCACACGGTCATGGACCTCGACGCCTGGCCGTACCCGAAGAAGCCGCTGGTGCCGCTGGCCGAGACCGTGCACGAACGGTTCTCGGTCGAGATCTTCCGCGGCTGCACGCGTGGCTGCCGGTTCTGCCAGGCGGGCATGATCACCCGCCCGGTGCGTGAGCGCAGCATCACCACGATCGGCGACATGGTCGACAACGGGCTCAAACAGACCGGGTTCGAGGAGGTCGGCCTGCTCAGTCTGTCGAGTGCCGACCACAGCGAGATCGCGGACGTGGCGAAGGGCCTCGGTGACCGGTACGAGGGCAGCAACGTCTCGCTGTCGTTGCCTTCGACAAGGGTCGACGCGTTCAACATCACGCTGGCGAACGAGTTCTCCCGCAACGGCCGGCGCAGCGGGCTGACGTTCGCGCCCGAGGGCGGGTCGGACCGGATGCGCAAGGTGATCAACAAGATGGTCACCGAGGAGGACCTGATCCGGACCGTCGCGGCGGCGTACAGCCACGGCTGGCGGCAGGTGAAGCTGTACTTCATGTGCGGTCTGCCGACCGAGACCGACGAGGACGTGCTCGCGATCGCGGACCTGGCGAAGAAGGTGATCGCGACGGGCCGTGAGGTCTCCGGCCGCAACGACATCCGCTGCACCGTGTCGATCGGCGGGTTCGTGCCGAAGCCGCACACGCCGTTCCAGTGGGCGTCGCAGCTCGGCGTCGAGGAGACCGACGCCCGGCTGGCCAAGCTGGGTGCGGCGATCCGATCGGAGAAGAAGTACGCCAAGGCGATCGGTTTCCGGTACCACGACGGCAAGCCGGGCATCATCGAAGGCCTGCTGTCCCGCGGCGACCGCCGCGTCGGCCGCGTGATCGAGGCGGTCTGGCGCGACGGCGGCCGGTTCGACGGCTGGAGCGAGCACTTCTCGTACGACCGCTGGGTCGAGTCCACCGAGAAGGCGCTGGCGGACGAGCCGGTCGACCTCGCCTGGTACACGACGCGCGAGCGCGAGTACGCCGAAGTACTGCCCTGGGACCACCTGGACTCGGGCCTGGACCGGGACTGGCTGTGGGAGGACTGGCAGGACTCACTCGAGGAAGACGGCGCGATCGAGGTCGAGGACTGCCGCTGGACCCCCTGCTTCGACTGCGGCGTCTGCCCCCAGATGGGCACCGAAATCCAAATCGGCCCAACCGGCAAGAAACTACTCCCACTGTCCGTCGTCTAGCTGCGGTACTCCGCCGCCGAACCTTTCGATGCTGCCGACAAGAGCAGGTCGGTGAGCAGTAGGTCGTCAGCGCTGCTCAGGACGAGGTCGGCGGTGGCGACCGCGTCCGGGGTGACGTACGGGTTGGGGACGGCGACTGCGAACATGCCTGCCGCCTGGGCTGCTGCGACGCCGTGGGGTGTGTCCTCGACGGCGATCGCGGGTACGCCGACCCGCTGGAGCGCGAGCTGGTAGATGGCCGGGTCGGGCTTGTGGGTGTCCACCTCGTCGCCGGTGACGATCTCGTCGAAGAGTTCGACCGCGTCGACCCGCTTGAGGTGACCGACGACCCAGCTCCGGGGGGAGCTGCTCGCGATCGCGACGCGGAGCCCGAGCTCGTGGGCTGACGAGATCCAAGCACGGATGCCGGGGCGGAAGTCGAGCTCAGCATGCATCCGGTCCCGGTGGGCGAGCCGCCGGGCATGACTCTCGGCCCGGTCGAATCCGGCCCCGACCGCTGCCGCGAGTACGGCGTACCGGTCGTCGCTCACGTCGCCGCCGTGACCCGGCCAGAAGCCGTCGAGGTCGAGCTCGAGACCGTGGTATGCCCACTCGGTCTGCCAGCTCTCGACCATCGTCGTCTCGGTGTCCATCAGCAGACCGTCGAAGTCGAACACGACCGCCTGCACGTCCGTCGGCACCAGCCGCGTCGCCAGCCGATGGATCTGCGTCTCGCTCAGCCCGAGCCAGGCGAGATACCCACGGACCCCACCGAACCGCTCGTCGAGGTACGAGAGCGACCCGAGGATCGTGTCCGGGTGGGACCGGGAGAAGGCGGGCGCGTCCTGCAGACCGAGGTTCGTCTCGCTGATCGCGTAGTCCGCGGCGATGTCCGGGCGGGGTACGCCGACCAGGTCGAGCAGGATCGCGACCGTCAGCCCGGTCCGGTCTTTGCCGGCCTTGCAGTGCACGACGACCGGCCGATCCGCCGGGGCCTCGGCGATCGCGGTGAAGATTCTGCCGACGTGGGCCGCGTTGCGGGCCAGGCTGTTGCGGTAGACGTCGACCAGCCGCGGCTCGGCGGCCGGATCGCGAGTCGCCTCGGCCGCCGGGTCGATCCACGGGATCCGCTGGTATACCGAATCTCCGGCCAGCGGATGTGGTTGCTTCAACTCCCAATCGGAGCGCAGATCGAGCACCAGTCCGGCGGCGACGGTTTCGAATTCAGGCAGGCCGGCCGCGTCAATGCACTCACTGCGGAGCAGAGCCCGCGCTCGCGTCGGTACGCCGTACCGGGTCGGAAGTCCGCCAACGTCACGCGCATTCGGGCTCCACATACCTGTCAGCTTAGGACAACACCTCCTAGCGACTCGAAGTCGCTCCAGCTTCCGTCGTACGCCTTGTGGTGTACGGCGGAATCCATGCCGACCGCAAAGACGTCGATCCGGCCCGGCCCCCACGAGACCACCGAGCCCGCCGGCTGCGGACGGCGTTGTACGGCGGCTGGTTCGAGCCAGCCGGCCAGGGCGGCGATGTTCATCCGGAGGATCGCCGTGGCCAGCGACCAGTCGATGAAGTTCAACGTGTCGTTGGCGGAGTGGATATGCCCGTTCGCGCTGTCCCCGCCCTCGATCGTCAGAACCGCTGGTATACCAGCGTTGATGAACGGGACATGATCGCTGGCGAACGGATTCAGCGACGTCTCGACCTTCAACCCCGTGTACGTCGCGCCCGCCGCAGCGAGATCCGCGATCTGACTCGACGACACCGCCGCTCCCTCCAGCAGTACGCCGGGTGTCGCGGTGTTCATGGTCCCGATCATGTCCATGTTGAGTACGGCGCGGACCCGCGACCGCTCCGCCGGCGGCAGCGCGGCGACGTACTGCTTGCTGCCGAACAGCCCCTCTTCCTCGCCACCGAACAGGATCAGCCGGACGTCATGCTGCCAACTGCGTGTCGACAGCAGACGGCCGAGTTCGAGTACGCCGGCCGAGCCGCTGCCGTTGTCGTCCGCCCCCGGAGCCGGCGCGGCCGGACCGCCCGCGATGTTGATCGAGTCCAGGTGAGCGGTGACGATCACCAGCTTGCGGTCAACGCCGACACCGGTGCGATCGCCGACCAGATTCGCCGAATGGCCCGCCCCGACGGTGATCGGTCCCCGGCTCACTTGGTAGCCAAGGGCAACCATTCGATCGGATGCGAAGTCCATCGCCTGCGTGAACGTCGTACTCAGCGAATGCCTGGTCGGCAGACTCGCCAGCCAGGTCAGGTCGCTCTGGTACGACGTCGTGGACACCTCGCCGACCAGGTCCGCGATGTCCGGATCGACCCGGGCCGCGACGGCCGTCTCGTGGTCGACGACCGTCGTGTTCGGGCGGAGCGCTTCGATCCGCCAGTGGTGGTTGGACCGCCGACGCGGCTTGTCGGCCGACGAGATGACCAGATGCCGGCCGTGATCGAGCAGCGGCGTGACATCGGGGTACTCGTCCTGGAAACTCCGGCCCACCTGCGTGACGAGCAGCAGACCGGGAACGGTCCGGGAGGCCCGGCCGAGGCGTTGTTCGGCCGGGACCCAGAGGAGGGTCTTGTCCCCGAACCGTGCCGACCGGGCGCCGCCGGCGGCATCCGCGGTCGGTACGACCAGATAGCGCACATTCATTGTTGGTCCTGCCAAGCAATCTCGAGTCGATCGGGCGCCGAGGACACGATCCGCCCGGTCCCGTCCGGCAGATGCAGCCGTCCGGCCGGGTCCCAGCGCCCCGGCGGCCCGGGGGAGGGGGCGTCGCCGCGGCCGATCTGCAGCGGCACGAACGTCCCGTCCGGGCGGAACTCCACCCCCCGCCGGCCACGGGCCGGCGGGAAGGCGAAGTCGTCGCGACGGTAGACGCTGATCCCGTCGTGGTCCTCCTCGAAGGAATGCGTCCAGCGTCCGGTCGGCGTGGTGGTCAGATCTTCACCGCCTGTCCGATCGAGGCGGGGGAGTCGGGAACGGTCAGCTTGAAATCGCTGATGATCCCGCCGAGCGGTTCGTACCCGGTGACGGATGGTCCCCAGGCCGATCCGTCCCACCACTTGTGATACAGCTGCTTGTCGGTGCCGGTGACGAACACGTCCAGCCGGTTGGTGTCCCACGAGACCACGCGCGGCTCGTCGGTGCAGATCCCGCCCATGTACTCGTATCCCGTGACGCTCGGTCCCCAGGAGGATCCGTCCCACCACTTGTGGTAGAGAGCGGAGTCGGTTCCGAGCAGGAACACGTCGAGCCGGTCGGAGCCCCACGAGACCACGCTCGGCGCCGTCGTACACACGCCGCCCATGTACTCGTACCCGCTCCACGACGAGCCGTCCCACCACTTGTGGTAGAGCGCCGAGTCGGTGCCGATGACGAACAGGTCGAGCCGGTTCTCGCCCCACGCCACCACGCGCGGCGGGGAGGCACAGACGCCGCCGAGGTACTCGTACCCGGTCGCCGACGGTCCCCAGTTCGAGCCGTCCCACCACTTGTGGTAGACCGCGTTGTCCGTGCCCAGCACGAACACGTCGAGCCGATCGGGGCCCCAGGCAACGACTTCGGGCGAGCTCATGCAGATCCCGCCGAGGTACTCGTAGCCGTTCCAGGACGAGCCGTCCCACCACTTGTGGTACAGCGCCCGGTCCGTGCCGAGGACGAACGCGTCCAGCCGGTCAGGACCCCAGGTCGCCAACCGCGGCGGGCTCATGCAGACGCCGCCGAGGTACTCGTACCCGGTGACGGACGGTCCCCAGTTCGAGCCGTCCCACCACTTGTGGTACATCGCGTGGTCGGTGCCGAGGACGAACGCGTCGAGCCGGTTCGGGCCCCAGGACGCGACTTCAGGAGCGCTCATACAGATACCACCCATGTACTCGTAGCCGGCGACGGACGGTCCCCAGGACGATCCGTTCCACCACTTGTGATACATCGCCAGGTCGGTGCCGAGCACGAACGCGTCCAGCCGGTTCGCGCCCCACGACACCACCGAGCCGGCCGGTTCCGGCGTGCCGCCCGAGCTCAGGACCGGCAGGTCCTTGCGGGCGGTGTCCAGCGTCGCGTGCATCCGCGTCACCTGGTCGGTGGTGAACATGACCATGCCGCGGTCGTCGGTGTAGTCCATGTAGTCGTAGAACAGGTCGCCGTTCGGCCCGTTGCTACACGTCACATGCGGGAACGTCGGTACGCCGAAGTTCGGGCCGGCCGCGTTCGGGGTGTCGGCGCACTCGTCGGTGCCGCTGCAGCCGCTGCCGTCGTCGCCCCAGATGTGGAACAGGTTCAGGTAGTGCCCGACCTCGTGCGTCGTCGTCCGGCCGAGGTCGAACGGCGCCGCCGCCGTACCGTTCGTGCCGAACCCGCTGTGCAGGATGACCACACCGTCGGTGTTCGCCGGACCGCCCGGGAACTGTGCGTACCCGAGCAGACCGCCGCCGAGCTGGCACACCCAGATGTTCAGGTAGTGCGCGGTGTCCCACGGGTCGATGCCGCCGGTCGCCGACGACTTCACCTTGTCGTCGGTGCCGAAGCTCGCCGTACTGGTCTGGGTCCGGGTGACACCGGTCGTCGGGTTCCCGTTCGGGTCCTCGGTCGCCAGGAAGAACTCGACCCTGCTGTCCGCGATCAGTCCGCTGAACACGCCCGGCACGATGCTGGTGTCCGGGTTGGTGGCGCGGTAGTCGCGGTTCAGTACGTCGATCTGGCTGTCGATCTGCGCCTGCGAGATGTTCTGCGCGTTCGTGTTCCAGACGACGTGGACGACACACGGGATGCGAGCGACCCCGGTGAAACGGTCCTCGCCGGAGACGTAGTCCATCGTCGCGGTCTCCAGCGCCGACCGCGCCGCGGCGTACGTCGGGTCGGTCGACAGCAGCCGCCGGTGCACATCCATCACGCCGCACTGTCTGCGCGTGGGGAACTCCGTCCGCCCGCCGGTGTCAGTTGTGGCGCCGCTCATACCGGCACCACTGGCCTGCCCTCCGCCTGTCATCCCCGCACCGGCAGGCGATCCGCCGCCGCTCATGTCAGCTGCGGGTGATCCGCCGCCGCCCATGTCGGCCGCAGGCGACCCGCCGCCGCTCATGTCTGCTGCGGGTGATCCGCCGCCGCTCATCGTCGTACTGCTCGACGCCGGTGACCCGGTCATCGGCATGCCGTCTGCCGCGGGCTGTCCGTTCGCGGCGTGCCCGTTCTGCTCCGTCGCCGGTGCCTCACCCGGCATCCGGTAGTCGTCCCGGTGCTTGTCCGCTCGCCCGTTGGCCTTCCTCGGCATCTCTCCCCCTTCCGCGGGGGCGCACGGGCAGGTCGGCGTACGCGCGCCGAACCGAGAAGATTCACCCCCAGCGCACCCCTCGACCGAAGACGGTCCCTACCGCCTTCCCCCACCGAACAGTCGGCCCCCAAGTCACTGTTCTGCGTTTCACCTTGCTCCGATCACCTCGCCCACACAACCCTTCGTGGCAAGACTTTCGGATCTGGGTAGCCTCGGATTTACCGACCGGCGTGGAACAGATGGGACGTGCGGGTGAATCGGCTGACCGACTGGTTGCTCGGGCTGCACGGCTTGGCTGTCTACGCCGTGGTGGGCCTGCTCGTGTTCGCCGAGGACGCTTTGTTCGTCGGGTTCGTGCTGCCGGGTGAGACCGCGGCCGTGCTGGGGGGTGTGGCGGCGGCGCTCGGCCATGCCTCGCTCGCAGCGGTCCTGGCGGTCGTGATCGGTGCCGCCGTCCTCGGCGACACCATCGGGTACGAGGTCGGTCGGCACTTCGGGCCGCGGCTCCTGGCGAGCCGGTTCCTGCAACGGCGGGCCGGTCGGCTGGACGCCGCGCGCAGACAACTCGCCGGGCGGGGCGGTACGGCCGTCTTCCTGGCGCGGTTCGTGGCGTTCTTCCGGGCCACGATGCCGGCGCTCGCGGGCGCTTCCGGGATGCGCTACCTGAAGTTCGTCAGTTTCAACGCCGCGGGCGGGATCGTCTGGGGGACCGCGGTCGTCCTCGTCGGGTACCTTGCCGGCAACTCGTACACGAAGGTCGAGAAGACCTTCGGCCGCCTCGCCGCCCTGGTCGTCGCCGCTGTCGTCGTGGTCGCGATCGTGGTCTGGCGGGTCCGTCGGCACACCTCGGAGGATTGACATGCAGCGTGAGAAGTCGGTCCCGTTCGAGGTGCGTGCTCATCGTGGTTTGATCTCGGTCCGCGTGGTGCCGAACGACGACCCGTGGGCGTCCGGGCACCAACTCGTCGTACCCGATCTGAACGCCGAGGCGTTCCGCGGCTTCCCGATCTGCACGGCGTCGATCAGGTACCACGGGCACGGCATCAACGCGATCATGGGCTGGATCCAGGTCGTCCGGCGCGGCTCCGACGTCT carries:
- a CDS encoding DedA family protein, coding for MNRLTDWLLGLHGLAVYAVVGLLVFAEDALFVGFVLPGETAAVLGGVAAALGHASLAAVLAVVIGAAVLGDTIGYEVGRHFGPRLLASRFLQRRAGRLDAARRQLAGRGGTAVFLARFVAFFRATMPALAGASGMRYLKFVSFNAAGGIVWGTAVVLVGYLAGNSYTKVEKTFGRLAALVVAAVVVVAIVVWRVRRHTSED
- a CDS encoding M43 family zinc metalloprotease is translated as MPRKANGRADKHRDDYRMPGEAPATEQNGHAANGQPAADGMPMTGSPASSSTTMSGGGSPAADMSGGGSPAADMGGGGSPAADMSGGGSPAGAGMTGGGQASGAGMSGATTDTGGRTEFPTRRQCGVMDVHRRLLSTDPTYAAARSALETATMDYVSGEDRFTGVARIPCVVHVVWNTNAQNISQAQIDSQIDVLNRDYRATNPDTSIVPGVFSGLIADSRVEFFLATEDPNGNPTTGVTRTQTSTASFGTDDKVKSSATGGIDPWDTAHYLNIWVCQLGGGLLGYAQFPGGPANTDGVVILHSGFGTNGTAAAPFDLGRTTTHEVGHYLNLFHIWGDDGSGCSGTDECADTPNAAGPNFGVPTFPHVTCSNGPNGDLFYDYMDYTDDRGMVMFTTDQVTRMHATLDTARKDLPVLSSGGTPEPAGSVVSWGANRLDAFVLGTDLAMYHKWWNGSSWGPSVAGYEYMGGICMSAPEVASWGPNRLDAFVLGTDHAMYHKWWDGSNWGPSVTGYEYLGGVCMSPPRLATWGPDRLDAFVLGTDRALYHKWWDGSSWNGYEYLGGICMSSPEVVAWGPDRLDVFVLGTDNAVYHKWWDGSNWGPSATGYEYLGGVCASPPRVVAWGENRLDLFVIGTDSALYHKWWDGSSWSGYEYMGGVCTTAPSVVSWGSDRLDVFLLGTDSALYHKWWDGSSWGPSVTGYEYMGGICTDEPRVVSWDTNRLDVFVTGTDKQLYHKWWDGSAWGPSVTGYEPLGGIISDFKLTVPDSPASIGQAVKI